The following are encoded in a window of Carya illinoinensis cultivar Pawnee chromosome 15, C.illinoinensisPawnee_v1, whole genome shotgun sequence genomic DNA:
- the LOC122296675 gene encoding uncharacterized protein LOC122296675, translated as MPVPNKIKIFDWRACKDGLPTKTNLLSKHVPIDGTCSFCNEKEEGACHALVGCKFLGETWLKVLPRLDIGASSNVFYMALKFCMAKLWDNLSIFFTVAWGIWYKRNKFFHDQIVVSPHNATEHALSLLKNYKVVYKKNRRQVQDFYQWKVPQEDFLKLNVDGSLCVEARKAGARAILRDRTRRTLLAASILESDVEEVEHIELLVIFRGLQLCAGMRIHHIQVESDCLMVIEALNQESMSNSLYGEIYHEIKQLSSLFGECLFTHVYREANMTAHLLAQCGRQVESITTWWDCIPDFLSQI; from the coding sequence ATGCCGGTTCCTAAcaagattaaaatatttgattggCGTGCTTGCAAAGATGGACTGCCAACTAAGACAAATTTATTATCAAAACATGTTCCTATTGATGGAACTTGTAGTTTTTGCAacgaaaaagaagaaggagcTTGTCATGCTTTGGTGGGCTGTAAGTTCTTAGGAGAAACTTGGCTGAAAGTTTTACCTAGACTGGATATTGGAGCTTCTTCAAATGTTTTTTATATGGCTCTTAAGTTTTGCATGGCCAAACTTTGGGATAATTTATCTATCTTCTTCACTGTGGCGTGGGGAATTTGGTAcaagagaaataaattttttcatgatcaAATTGTTGTTTCTCCTCACAATGCAACTGAACATGCTTTATCTTTACTGAAGAATTATAAAGTTGTGTATAAGAAGAATAGACGGCAAGTGCAAGACTTCTATCAATGGAAGGTACCTCAAGAAGACTTTCTAAAGCTGAACGTGGATGGATCATTATGTGTAGAAGCTCGAAAAGCAGGAGCTAGAGCCATATTGCGAGATAGAACGAGAAGAACATTGCTGGCAGCATCTATACTAGAATCGGATGTTGAAGAAGTTGAGCACATTGaattattagttatttttcGTGGACTGCAACTATGTGCAGGTATGAGAATTCATCATATTCAAGTGGAAAGTGACTGTCTCATGGTGATTGAAGCTTTAAATCAAGAAAGTATGTCCAATTCATTGTATGGTGAGATTTATCATGAGATTAAACAGTTGTCTTCTTTATTTGGAGAATGCTTGTTTACACATGTTTATAGGGAAGCTAATATGACTGCTCATTTATTAGCTCAATGTGGTAGACAGGTTGAAAGTATCACCACgtggtgggattgtattccagattttttatctcaaatctAA